A region of uncultured Anaeromusa sp. DNA encodes the following proteins:
- a CDS encoding 2Fe-2S iron-sulfur cluster-binding protein produces MQIETIINGNKTIWQLEADASLADVLRQEGYLSVRKGCDTSCCGLCTVWLEGKPVLSCTVPAFRAAGREITTLEGVHEEAEAFARVLAAEGAEQCGFCSPGFIMTVLAMKRELSQPTEEEIIHYLTGNLCRCTGYMGQLRAVKTYLGGGAR; encoded by the coding sequence ATGCAAATAGAGACGATTATTAATGGGAATAAAACCATCTGGCAGCTAGAGGCGGATGCATCCTTAGCGGACGTGCTGCGCCAAGAGGGCTATTTGAGCGTACGCAAGGGCTGCGATACGTCTTGCTGTGGTTTGTGTACGGTTTGGCTTGAGGGCAAGCCGGTTCTTTCTTGTACTGTCCCAGCCTTCCGGGCGGCTGGGAGGGAAATTACTACCTTAGAAGGCGTGCACGAAGAAGCGGAAGCTTTCGCTAGAGTCCTCGCCGCCGAAGGTGCTGAGCAATGCGGCTTCTGCAGTCCTGGCTTTATTATGACCGTGTTGGCGATGAAACGGGAGCTTTCGCAGCCGACGGAAGAAGAGATTATTCATTATCTCACAGGCAACTTGTGTCGCTGCACCGGCTATATGGGGCAGCTGCGGGCGGTTA